In the Staphylococcus sp. IVB6240 genome, one interval contains:
- a CDS encoding NAD(P)H-dependent oxidoreductase, which produces MTNKRQQLLDTFHYRFASKRFDPNKKIDDKDFETILETGRLSPSSLGLEPWKFLVVQDPELRQALKPISWGAQGQLDTASHFVILLARKNVRPESPYFQYHVREIRHMSEEMVSAMVEKTANFQRDNLRVYENDRALWDWASKQTYIPLGNMMTAAAYLGIDSCPIEGFQYENVAKVLADKGYLDTDEFWPSVMVAFGYRDAEPKREKTRRPAEEVIQWI; this is translated from the coding sequence ATGACAAATAAACGTCAACAATTATTAGACACATTCCACTATCGCTTCGCATCAAAACGCTTTGACCCTAACAAAAAAATTGACGATAAAGACTTTGAAACGATCTTAGAAACAGGTCGTCTATCACCAAGTTCTCTTGGTTTAGAGCCTTGGAAGTTCCTCGTAGTACAAGACCCTGAATTACGCCAAGCATTGAAACCAATCAGCTGGGGCGCACAAGGACAATTGGATACAGCGAGCCATTTCGTTATCCTGTTAGCACGTAAAAATGTTCGTCCTGAATCACCTTATTTCCAATACCATGTACGTGAAATTAGACATATGTCTGAAGAAATGGTTTCAGCTATGGTAGAGAAAACAGCGAACTTCCAACGAGACAATCTTCGCGTCTATGAAAACGACCGTGCGTTATGGGACTGGGCAAGTAAACAAACTTATATCCCACTTGGTAATATGATGACAGCTGCTGCATACTTAGGCATTGATTCATGTCCAATTGAAGGCTTCCAATACGAAAATGTCGCAAAAGTATTAGCTGACAAAGGTTATCTTGATACAGATGAATTCTGGCCATCAGTGATGGTTGCATTCGGTTATCGTGATGCAGAACCAAAACGTGAGAAAACACGTCGTCCTGCCGAAGAAGTCATCCAATGGATTTAA
- a CDS encoding YSIRK-type signal peptide-containing protein (The YSIRK form of extended signal peptide directs nascent proteins to the cross-wall site, while signal peptides lacking YSIRK direct proteins instead to the cell pole. A large fraction of YSIRK proteins are surface proteins anchored by sortase-mediated processing of a C-terminal LPXTG motif.), giving the protein MKKQDNRFSIRKSVYGAVSVVVATCFFVIGAPQVQAEETVQADALSQHVQVENISQQDQTQQIQEQVASPVIENKAPIDHKQLDHIDEKGTMEESPFEEQQIQKNIEKTTQHNHVALIEENKQTSDKNVQQSDSEVVPSPESKEKQSAVDHQSEPIPTPVDDSADIHKEIQVKNTVTDVPRLEEKDQEKVASLDAVKTSEAKENTKQIDQARVLRKAETAVQTANPEQPQNQHPFVFVHGFMGLVGDVAPKGMNYWGGTKANLQEYLRNKGYETYEASVSALASNHERIVDLYHYIVGGRADYGAAHAEKYGHERYGKTYKGILPNWQPGQPIHLVGHSMGGQTIRLLEHYLRNGNQDEIAYQQQHGGTLSPLYQGGHENMITSITTIATPHNGTHAADQLGNTPFIRHLLYGFTRTFGNHLGDLDLGMYHWGFKQREGESLVDYGKRVAKSNLWDSEDTALYDLTTTGAEKLNQQTTVNPDIYYKTFNGQATHKTLSGKHMIDFGMAFAHVLTGNLIGSVKDDIWRPNDGLVSVVSAQHPTGEAHVDVTATSPIRKGIWQVMPTMLGWDHSDFTGNDAIDTKHTTKQLTDFYDEITTYLMRIEAEESKAQTA; this is encoded by the coding sequence ATGAAAAAACAAGATAATCGCTTTTCCATTAGAAAGTCTGTGTATGGCGCAGTATCTGTTGTGGTCGCAACATGCTTTTTTGTCATTGGCGCACCTCAAGTCCAAGCGGAAGAAACAGTACAAGCAGATGCATTGTCACAACACGTACAAGTGGAAAATATTTCACAACAAGATCAAACGCAACAGATTCAAGAGCAAGTGGCGTCACCTGTCATAGAAAATAAGGCACCGATAGATCACAAACAACTTGATCATATAGATGAAAAGGGAACGATGGAAGAAAGTCCATTTGAAGAGCAACAAATTCAAAAGAATATAGAAAAAACCACTCAGCACAACCATGTTGCATTGATAGAAGAAAACAAGCAAACATCAGATAAGAATGTTCAGCAATCGGATAGTGAAGTTGTACCTAGTCCTGAGAGCAAAGAAAAACAATCAGCAGTTGATCATCAATCAGAACCTATTCCAACGCCAGTGGATGATTCAGCAGATATACATAAAGAGATACAAGTCAAAAATACTGTGACAGATGTACCACGATTGGAAGAAAAGGATCAAGAGAAAGTTGCTTCTTTGGATGCGGTAAAGACATCAGAAGCTAAAGAAAATACTAAGCAAATTGATCAAGCACGTGTATTAAGAAAAGCAGAAACAGCTGTTCAAACAGCAAATCCAGAACAACCACAAAACCAACATCCATTTGTCTTTGTACATGGATTTATGGGATTGGTCGGAGATGTTGCACCTAAAGGAATGAACTATTGGGGTGGGACAAAAGCTAACTTACAAGAGTACTTACGTAACAAAGGCTATGAAACATATGAGGCGAGTGTGAGTGCCTTGGCAAGTAATCATGAGCGTATTGTTGATCTGTATCATTATATTGTAGGCGGCCGTGCAGACTATGGTGCAGCACATGCGGAGAAATATGGACATGAACGTTATGGTAAGACGTACAAAGGCATTCTACCTAACTGGCAACCTGGTCAACCGATTCATTTAGTGGGTCATAGTATGGGTGGACAAACCATTCGCTTATTAGAACATTATTTGCGTAATGGTAATCAAGATGAAATTGCGTATCAGCAGCAACATGGCGGTACATTAAGTCCGCTATATCAAGGTGGTCATGAAAATATGATTACATCCATTACAACAATTGCCACACCACATAATGGCACACATGCTGCAGATCAACTTGGAAATACACCATTCATTCGTCACTTGTTATATGGCTTTACTCGTACATTTGGGAATCATTTAGGCGATCTTGATTTAGGAATGTATCATTGGGGATTCAAACAGCGTGAAGGCGAGTCGCTGGTTGATTACGGCAAACGTGTCGCTAAAAGTAACCTTTGGGATTCCGAGGATACAGCACTTTATGATCTGACAACGACAGGTGCTGAAAAGTTGAATCAACAAACAACGGTAAACCCAGATATTTACTACAAGACATTTAACGGTCAAGCAACACATAAAACGCTATCTGGCAAGCATATGATTGATTTTGGTATGGCTTTTGCCCATGTGTTGACAGGGAATTTAATTGGGTCAGTGAAGGATGATATATGGCGACCGAATGATGGTTTAGTATCAGTTGTTTCAGCACAACATCCAACAGGAGAGGCGCATGTTGATGTGACTGCCACTTCTCCAATAAGAAAAGGAATTTGGCAGGTCATGCCGACAATGCTGGGATGGGATCATAGTGATTTTACAGGCAATGATGCCATTGATACAAAACATACTACAAAACAATTAACTGATTTTTATGATGAGATTACAACGTATCTGATGCGTATTGAAGCGGAGGAATCCAAAGCTCAAACAGCTTAA
- a CDS encoding VraH family protein: MRLKDILSSAYHDLLNMKINAKNVIITTLITFFASSIMTPLLGIPVGLLFSGWLIENKLNN, from the coding sequence ATGCGTTTAAAAGATATACTTTCTAGTGCTTATCATGACCTATTAAACATGAAAATCAATGCAAAAAACGTCATCATTACTACTTTGATTACATTTTTTGCAAGCTCAATCATGACACCTCTATTAGGTATTCCAGTAGGCTTGCTATTCTCTGGCTGGCTCATTGAAAACAAACTAAATAACTAA
- the nagE gene encoding N-acetylglucosamine-specific PTS transporter subunit IIBC, producing MLNYLQRIGRSLMLPVAVLPAAAILVAIANIIAATIGQNAAYAFFFNAGMGVLENLGLLFAIGVAIGMAKKNDGATALAAIVGFLVVDKMLEPENVAVYLGIAEKAVNPGFMNIGFGNVFVGIAVGLIAAHSYNKFSSVELPDAFAFFSGKRLVPIMTALFSVIFAFVLLFIWPFVYSALVAFGKSIIDLGAIGAGIYGVANRLLIPLGLHHALNAVFWFDIAGINDVANFQSQTGTKGITGRYMAGFFPIMMFGIPAAALAMYHTAQTKYQKQIGSIMFAGAISAFIVGITEPIEFVFMFVAPLLYVVHALLTGLSLFIAALFHWTAGFAFSAGLIDFVLSLINPFANHPLMLIVQGLVFFVLYYVIFRFLIVKLNLNTPGRGTNIPTSQVTDTDATTDATTSKYSQTATTIIDGLGGKENITSLTNCATRLRLELADNTKLNEAQIKSAGAAGVLKNGQHAAQIIIGTHVQQVADEMERQLEN from the coding sequence ATGCTTAATTATTTACAACGCATCGGTCGGTCTCTGATGTTACCCGTCGCTGTCCTACCTGCTGCTGCGATTCTCGTTGCTATTGCAAACATTATCGCTGCGACAATTGGACAAAACGCCGCTTATGCTTTTTTCTTTAATGCCGGAATGGGTGTTCTTGAAAATCTTGGTCTGCTCTTTGCGATTGGTGTCGCAATCGGTATGGCTAAGAAAAATGATGGTGCCACAGCACTTGCAGCAATTGTCGGCTTTTTAGTGGTTGATAAAATGCTCGAACCAGAAAACGTTGCAGTTTACCTAGGTATTGCTGAAAAAGCTGTTAACCCAGGTTTTATGAATATCGGCTTTGGTAACGTCTTTGTTGGTATCGCTGTCGGTCTTATCGCCGCACATTCGTACAACAAGTTCTCATCTGTTGAGTTACCAGATGCGTTTGCCTTCTTCAGTGGTAAACGTCTTGTTCCGATTATGACAGCATTATTCTCAGTTATTTTTGCATTTGTTTTACTTTTCATCTGGCCATTCGTATACAGCGCACTTGTTGCATTCGGTAAGAGTATTATCGACTTAGGTGCAATCGGTGCCGGCATTTATGGTGTTGCCAACCGTTTACTGATTCCACTTGGTCTTCACCATGCACTGAATGCTGTATTCTGGTTTGATATTGCTGGTATCAATGACGTTGCAAACTTCCAATCACAAACGGGTACAAAAGGTATCACAGGTCGCTATATGGCAGGATTCTTCCCAATCATGATGTTTGGTATCCCTGCAGCTGCACTCGCAATGTACCATACTGCGCAAACAAAATACCAAAAACAAATTGGTAGTATTATGTTTGCAGGTGCCATTTCAGCATTTATCGTTGGGATTACGGAACCAATCGAATTCGTCTTTATGTTTGTTGCACCATTATTGTATGTCGTGCATGCATTATTAACAGGGTTATCCCTTTTCATTGCAGCATTGTTCCACTGGACTGCAGGATTTGCATTCAGTGCAGGATTAATTGACTTTGTCCTATCACTCATCAATCCATTTGCGAACCATCCACTGATGTTGATTGTTCAAGGTCTTGTCTTCTTTGTACTGTATTATGTGATTTTCCGCTTCCTTATTGTTAAGTTAAACTTAAATACACCTGGACGTGGAACAAATATTCCAACATCACAAGTTACAGATACAGATGCGACGACAGACGCAACAACAAGTAAGTATTCACAAACTGCCACAACAATCATTGACGGTCTTGGTGGTAAAGAAAACATTACTTCTTTAACAAACTGTGCAACACGTTTACGTTTAGAACTCGCAGACAATACAAAGTTAAATGAAGCACAAATTAAATCAGCAGGTGCTGCAGGTGTTCTAAAAAATGGACAACACGCTGCACAAATTATTATCGGTACACATGTACAACAAGTTGCTGATGAAATGGAACGCCAATTAGAAAATTAA
- the galU gene encoding UTP--glucose-1-phosphate uridylyltransferase GalU yields MTIRKAIIPAAGLGTRFLPATKAMPKEMLPILDKPTIQYIVEEAAKAGIEDIIIVTGKHKRAIEDHFDTQKELEMTLQEKGKSDLLERVQYPTDLSNIFYVRQKEQKGLGHAIYTAKQFIGDEPFAVLLGDDIVDSETPAIQQLMEQYETTGKSVIGVQTVPDSETHRYGIIAPQAQEGRLYDVAKFVEKPAQGTAPSSLAIMGRYVLSPKIFDYLATQTEGSGGEIQLTDAIERLNKDDKVYAYDFEGTRYDVGEKVGFVKTTIEYALKNEETREQIKKYIQSLNL; encoded by the coding sequence ATGACGATACGAAAAGCAATTATACCTGCCGCTGGTTTGGGTACACGATTTTTACCTGCTACTAAAGCAATGCCTAAAGAAATGTTACCGATACTAGACAAACCAACGATTCAATATATTGTTGAAGAGGCAGCGAAAGCAGGCATTGAAGATATTATTATCGTTACTGGAAAGCACAAACGTGCCATTGAAGATCACTTTGACACGCAAAAAGAACTGGAAATGACACTTCAAGAAAAAGGAAAATCAGACTTACTTGAAAGAGTACAGTACCCAACAGACCTTTCTAATATTTTTTATGTCAGACAAAAAGAACAAAAAGGATTAGGACATGCGATTTATACCGCTAAGCAATTCATAGGTGATGAACCATTTGCGGTATTATTAGGTGATGATATTGTAGATTCAGAAACACCTGCTATACAACAATTAATGGAACAATACGAAACAACTGGTAAATCTGTTATCGGCGTTCAAACTGTCCCAGATTCAGAAACACACCGTTACGGCATCATAGCACCACAAGCACAAGAAGGACGATTATATGATGTGGCTAAGTTTGTTGAAAAACCAGCACAAGGCACTGCCCCATCTAGTCTCGCAATTATGGGAAGATATGTACTCTCTCCTAAGATTTTTGACTATCTTGCAACGCAGACAGAAGGAAGCGGTGGCGAAATTCAACTAACAGATGCCATTGAACGATTAAACAAAGATGATAAAGTGTATGCTTATGACTTTGAAGGAACACGATATGACGTAGGTGAAAAAGTAGGATTCGTCAAAACTACGATAGAATATGCTTTAAAAAATGAAGAGACACGTGAACAAATAAAAAAATATATTCAATCACTAAATCTATAA
- a CDS encoding phospho-sugar mutase: protein MRAQWEEKLSESLVESFYKTQSEQEINDGFSDSLSFGTAGIRSTFGLGPGRLNKFTIQMFAQGFSKYLLKITDSPTVVIHYDTRHLSKGFAIEIAKVLGTNGIKVILPHTIKSTPELSFAVRYLKTTAGVMITASHNPKNYNGIKVYGPDGGQLLTEPSMALSHDIHAVTDILNIPAIDFDTLQAQNMIIPLDETVTEAYKQSVKVLSGPIQTSTTKTILTSLHGTSLPLLADILTELSYTNFVIAQEQSQPDGNFPTVNIANPESEDTFDVGKDLAEQENAQLIIATDPDADRIGIVERYDDGSTRYFNGNEIGLLLMTLRHKQLQHHHHLYMIKSVVTSALSEKLASPLNISILNVLTGFKYISAQLKNMSEQPSQLVLAYEESHGYLVKDFSRDKDAIQIAPLLIQYKERLAQEHKTFQDVLTDIYQQHGYYQDRTLSPTFAGVEGRQKIEDTMTHLKALDTIEIAHLTPLFIENYSSRESLNIHTGEKTPIDLPQTDLIKFIFEEGFIAVRPSGTEPKMKLYFSLNVDNLDQIIDSFCGKFNL, encoded by the coding sequence TTGAGAGCACAATGGGAAGAAAAACTATCTGAGAGTCTTGTAGAATCCTTCTACAAGACGCAATCAGAACAAGAAATTAACGATGGCTTTTCAGATTCTTTATCTTTTGGTACTGCCGGGATAAGAAGTACTTTCGGCTTAGGGCCTGGCCGTTTAAACAAGTTCACCATTCAAATGTTTGCCCAGGGCTTTTCAAAATATTTACTAAAAATCACCGACTCACCTACTGTCGTAATTCATTATGATACAAGGCATTTATCTAAAGGTTTCGCGATTGAAATTGCAAAGGTATTGGGGACAAATGGCATTAAAGTCATCCTCCCTCACACAATCAAATCAACACCCGAGCTGTCTTTTGCTGTTCGATACTTAAAAACAACAGCTGGTGTCATGATTACCGCAAGTCATAACCCTAAAAATTATAATGGTATTAAAGTATATGGTCCTGATGGTGGTCAATTGTTAACCGAACCTTCCATGGCACTTAGTCATGACATTCATGCTGTCACAGATATACTCAACATTCCAGCCATTGACTTCGATACATTACAAGCTCAAAACATGATCATACCATTAGATGAGACTGTCACAGAAGCATATAAACAGTCCGTTAAAGTTTTATCTGGCCCGATTCAAACATCGACAACAAAAACGATTCTGACAAGCCTTCATGGCACAAGTCTTCCTTTATTGGCAGATATTTTAACAGAATTATCTTATACAAACTTTGTTATCGCACAGGAACAATCTCAACCTGATGGAAATTTTCCAACAGTGAATATTGCTAATCCAGAATCCGAAGACACATTTGATGTTGGGAAAGATTTAGCAGAACAAGAAAATGCGCAATTGATTATTGCTACCGATCCAGATGCAGATAGAATTGGTATTGTCGAAAGATATGACGATGGCTCAACACGTTACTTTAATGGCAATGAAATCGGCTTATTATTAATGACCTTGAGACACAAACAGCTACAACATCATCATCATTTATATATGATTAAGTCTGTAGTCACCAGCGCACTGAGTGAAAAACTTGCATCACCACTCAATATCAGTATTCTAAATGTACTCACTGGATTTAAATACATTTCAGCACAGCTTAAAAATATGTCTGAACAACCTTCACAGCTTGTCTTAGCCTATGAAGAAAGTCATGGCTACTTAGTCAAAGACTTTTCTAGAGATAAAGATGCCATACAGATTGCACCACTGTTGATTCAGTATAAAGAACGCCTGGCTCAAGAGCATAAAACGTTCCAAGATGTTTTGACAGACATTTATCAGCAACATGGTTACTATCAAGATCGGACGCTTTCTCCTACATTTGCAGGTGTGGAAGGCCGTCAAAAAATTGAAGACACGATGACACATCTTAAAGCACTCGATACCATTGAGATAGCGCACTTAACACCTCTATTTATTGAGAACTACAGTTCAAGAGAGTCATTAAATATTCATACTGGTGAAAAAACACCGATCGATTTACCTCAAACAGATTTGATTAAATTCATTTTTGAAGAAGGTTTTATCGCTGTACGACCATCCGGTACCGAACCAAAGATGAAGCTATATTTCTCATTAAATGTAGATAACTTAGACCAGATCATTGATAGCTTTTGTGGAAAATTTAATTTATAA
- a CDS encoding NAD-dependent epimerase/dehydratase family protein, whose translation MKILITGGAGFIGSHIANYYNEEGHEVFVLDNLASGYRENISFIDESHFFNVDVCDKEKVETLVKTHQFNVVIHLAAVVSVVDTVNDPIYSNKVNIDATLNMLEVNRQYNTQLKKFIFASSAAVYGNDPQLPKNTQSLVQPESPYAIQKYAGEQYTKMYHHLYDLPTTALRFFNVYGPKQDPNSPYSGVISIMKRQFDNDASFTFYGDGEQTRDFVYIKDLVNAITRVVENEATHGQVLNVGTGNKTSVKDIFNAFEKSYHKSLAHQFEPARKGDVRHSVADITPLKEIGYTPQYTINSGLEEYLNS comes from the coding sequence ATGAAGATATTAATTACAGGTGGAGCTGGATTTATTGGCTCACATATTGCGAATTATTATAATGAAGAAGGACATGAAGTATTTGTATTAGACAATTTAGCATCTGGCTATAGAGAAAACATCTCTTTTATAGATGAATCACACTTTTTTAATGTGGATGTATGTGATAAAGAAAAAGTTGAAACATTGGTGAAAACACATCAATTCAATGTGGTGATTCACCTTGCTGCGGTAGTGAGTGTTGTTGACACGGTTAATGATCCAATATACTCAAATAAAGTAAACATTGATGCAACGCTGAATATGTTAGAGGTGAATCGTCAATATAATACGCAATTGAAAAAATTTATCTTTGCTTCTTCTGCTGCAGTATATGGCAATGATCCACAATTACCGAAAAACACACAAAGTTTAGTACAGCCAGAATCTCCTTATGCAATACAGAAGTATGCTGGTGAACAATATACAAAAATGTATCATCATCTCTATGATTTACCGACAACGGCATTACGCTTTTTTAATGTTTATGGTCCAAAACAAGATCCAAACTCACCATATTCTGGTGTCATTTCTATTATGAAACGTCAGTTTGACAATGATGCATCATTTACATTCTACGGTGATGGTGAACAGACAAGAGACTTCGTTTACATTAAAGACTTAGTTAATGCAATCACTCGTGTCGTAGAAAATGAAGCTACTCATGGTCAAGTGCTTAATGTTGGTACAGGTAACAAAACATCAGTTAAAGATATTTTTAATGCGTTTGAAAAAAGCTATCATAAATCATTGGCACATCAGTTTGAACCAGCACGAAAAGGTGATGTAAGACATTCTGTTGCTGATATTACACCGTTGAAAGAGATTGGATATACGCCACAATATACGATTAATAGTGGTTTAGAAGAATATTTAAATAGTTAA
- a CDS encoding NAD(P)-dependent oxidoreductase, with protein sequence MKLGIIGATGKLGQLITKEAVDRGFDVTAIVRNKAKVTNSDVAVLEKDLFDLTQNDLKDFDVVVNAFGAPLGEEQIHVDAGNVLIEAVKGTDVLLIVVGGAGSLFVDEEKTTRLLETPEFPEIFKPTAVGSLRNLEILEKTTDVTWTFLSPAADFDYEGKRTGAYQLGKDHVIVNTKGDSYISYADYAIAIVDEVEQGQFINTRFTVVGEVE encoded by the coding sequence ATGAAATTAGGTATTATTGGAGCGACTGGGAAATTAGGTCAATTAATTACGAAAGAAGCGGTAGACAGAGGTTTTGACGTTACAGCAATTGTACGTAACAAAGCAAAAGTAACAAATTCTGATGTGGCTGTACTAGAAAAAGATCTTTTTGACTTAACACAAAATGATCTTAAAGATTTTGATGTAGTCGTGAATGCATTTGGTGCGCCTTTAGGTGAAGAACAAATCCACGTGGATGCAGGAAATGTTTTGATTGAAGCAGTGAAAGGGACAGATGTACTTTTAATCGTAGTAGGCGGTGCGGGCAGCCTATTCGTTGATGAAGAAAAAACAACACGCTTACTTGAGACACCTGAGTTTCCAGAAATTTTCAAGCCAACAGCAGTAGGATCACTACGCAACCTAGAAATTCTTGAAAAAACAACAGATGTTACATGGACATTCTTAAGTCCTGCAGCTGACTTTGACTATGAAGGAAAACGTACAGGTGCATACCAATTAGGAAAAGATCATGTGATTGTGAATACAAAAGGAGACAGCTATATTAGCTATGCTGACTACGCTATTGCCATTGTAGATGAAGTTGAGCAAGGTCAATTTATCAACACACGTTTCACAGTCGTTGGAGAAGTGGAATAA
- a CDS encoding Rrf2 family transcriptional regulator, which produces MSISSRFSIGIHILTLIETTKDEVASSEYIAGSVNANPAMIRKIMGMLKKAGLIDVRPGVAGAQLSKNLTDITLLDIYKAVDAVKDDELFNIHENPNPNCEVGRNIQVTIEPIFHIAQNALEQVLENVTIDAIIKDVESREKQQLS; this is translated from the coding sequence ATGTCGATTAGTAGTCGATTTTCTATTGGTATTCATATCTTAACGTTAATAGAGACGACCAAAGATGAGGTTGCTTCATCAGAATATATTGCTGGTAGTGTCAATGCGAACCCAGCGATGATACGAAAAATTATGGGAATGTTGAAAAAAGCGGGTTTAATCGATGTGCGTCCTGGCGTGGCTGGTGCACAACTTTCTAAGAATTTAACGGATATTACTTTATTAGATATTTATAAAGCAGTGGATGCTGTGAAAGACGATGAATTGTTTAACATACATGAAAACCCTAACCCTAATTGCGAAGTTGGAAGAAATATTCAAGTGACCATTGAACCCATTTTTCATATCGCTCAAAACGCTTTAGAACAAGTACTTGAGAACGTGACAATTGATGCGATTATCAAAGATGTTGAATCTCGTGAAAAACAACAATTAAGCTAA
- a CDS encoding epoxyqueuosine reductase QueH: protein MIQADTILEKMKNQKINYDKVLRKMIVNWTQNEERPSILLHSCCAPCSTYTLEFLTEHADVAIYFENPNIHPKNEYLRRARVQEQFVKDFNERTGANVKYIEAPYKPHEFMKMAKTRGLTDAPEGGERCSACFGMRLEMVAEAAVELGYDYFGSAITLSPKKNAQLINEIGLDVQQLYDVNYLPSDFKKNKGYERSITMCNDYHIFRQCYCGCVFAAQQQGIDFKEVNQQAKAFLDALAEKR, encoded by the coding sequence ATGATTCAAGCAGATACAATATTAGAAAAAATGAAGAATCAAAAAATCAATTATGATAAAGTTTTGCGTAAAATGATCGTTAACTGGACACAAAATGAAGAACGTCCAAGTATTTTGTTACATAGTTGTTGTGCGCCCTGTAGTACATATACGTTAGAATTTTTAACAGAACATGCAGATGTAGCTATTTACTTTGAGAATCCAAATATCCATCCAAAAAATGAATATTTGCGTCGTGCACGTGTACAAGAGCAGTTTGTAAAAGATTTCAATGAACGTACTGGGGCAAATGTAAAATATATTGAGGCACCATATAAGCCCCATGAATTTATGAAGATGGCTAAAACACGTGGCCTAACTGATGCGCCAGAGGGTGGCGAACGATGCTCAGCTTGCTTTGGGATGCGTCTTGAAATGGTAGCAGAAGCCGCTGTTGAGTTAGGTTACGATTACTTCGGCAGTGCGATTACATTATCTCCCAAGAAAAATGCACAGTTGATCAATGAGATTGGCTTAGATGTGCAACAACTTTACGATGTGAATTACTTACCGAGTGATTTTAAAAAGAATAAAGGTTATGAGCGTTCTATTACGATGTGCAATGACTATCATATTTTTCGTCAATGCTATTGTGGTTGTGTATTTGCAGCACAGCAACAAGGTATCGACTTTAAAGAAGTAAACCAACAAGCAAAAGCATTTTTAGATGCACTTGCAGAAAAACGATGA
- a CDS encoding sterile alpha motif-like domain-containing protein, whose protein sequence is MSFYEYMQIYIGDDTPLGDLARSIHLDSKFPKELHNSDEILAWFREGSRLGQLNLADIKRAIAIYMQFGGAK, encoded by the coding sequence TTGAGCTTTTATGAATATATGCAAATTTACATTGGTGATGATACCCCATTAGGTGATTTGGCGAGAAGCATTCATTTAGATTCTAAATTTCCTAAGGAGCTTCATAATTCCGATGAGATATTAGCTTGGTTTCGTGAAGGCTCTCGTCTTGGTCAATTGAATTTAGCAGACATTAAACGAGCGATTGCAATTTATATGCAATTTGGTGGTGCTAAGTGA